A single region of the Candidatus Melainabacteria bacterium RIFOXYA2_FULL_32_9 genome encodes:
- a CDS encoding pseudouridine synthase gives MSNLENIIKVEIDIDNVGERLDVFLAELIPDISRSRIQQLIKESGCILINGKSSKSAYKLKYGDEVVVRIPDAKPLELEPENIPLDIRYEDNNMIIVNKPTGMLTHPTALERTHTLVNALLYHCHGNLSGINGVMRPGIVHRLDRDTSGLLMIAKNDYAHQFLSEQIKNKTAKRQYLAIIHGVMKEDSGTIDAPIDRNPTQRHKMAVVEGGRNAVTHWKVLERFEKFTLIEATLETGRTHQIRVHFSYIRHPVAGDPLYGGDNIKINIHGQALQAYRLSLTNPTNKERLTIEIEPDDDIKKLIRVLSKKE, from the coding sequence ATGAGTAATTTAGAAAATATTATAAAAGTTGAGATTGACATAGATAATGTCGGAGAAAGGCTGGATGTTTTTCTTGCTGAGTTAATTCCTGATATTTCAAGAAGCAGGATACAGCAGTTAATTAAAGAATCTGGCTGTATATTAATTAATGGGAAAAGTTCTAAAAGTGCTTACAAGCTAAAATATGGTGATGAGGTAGTTGTAAGAATCCCTGATGCTAAGCCGCTTGAATTAGAACCTGAAAATATTCCTCTTGATATACGTTATGAAGATAATAATATGATTATTGTCAATAAACCTACGGGCATGCTAACTCATCCTACGGCTTTAGAAAGAACGCATACACTTGTAAATGCACTTTTATATCATTGTCATGGAAATTTGTCAGGAATAAATGGGGTTATGCGGCCCGGAATAGTTCACAGGCTTGATAGGGATACATCAGGTTTATTAATGATTGCAAAGAATGACTATGCACATCAGTTTTTGTCCGAACAAATTAAAAATAAAACCGCTAAAAGGCAATATTTAGCGATTATCCATGGAGTTATGAAAGAAGATTCAGGTACTATTGATGCGCCGATAGATCGTAATCCTACGCAAAGGCATAAAATGGCCGTAGTTGAAGGTGGAAGAAATGCAGTTACGCATTGGAAAGTTTTAGAGCGATTTGAGAAATTTACTTTGATTGAGGCAACTTTAGAAACAGGAAGAACGCATCAAATAAGAGTACATTTTTCCTATATTCGTCATCCTGTCGCTGGCGATCCACTTTATGGAGGTGACAATATTAAGATAAATATACATGGTCAGGCATTGCAGGCTTACAGGTTATCCTTGACCAATCCTACCAATAAAGAGAGGCTAACTATTGAAATTGAGCCTGATGATGATATAAAGAAGTTAATTCGAGTTTTAAGTAAAAAGGAGTAG